The proteins below come from a single Campylobacter sp. CCUG 57310 genomic window:
- a CDS encoding ATP-binding protein, whose translation MIDWSLSHAAVFRRRIGALRAVHEIDFVELDNLVGMEKQKEQLIANTQNFIDGKEANNAILWGARGCGKSSLVKAVFTKFHNEGLRLIELRSDELQFIVDIIDEVRRSNYKFIIYCDDLSFEAGDTNYKFLKPILEGSIEKAPKNVLIYATSNRRHLISELKSDNEGTSVTSDEIHYAESVDEKISLSDRFGLWISFYQGSFAEYLKIVDFYFKNYTGDRQMLHELAKNYSALRASRSGRTAKQFYLSYKEKLL comes from the coding sequence ATGATTGATTGGAGCTTGAGTCACGCTGCTGTTTTTAGGCGTAGGATAGGGGCTTTAAGGGCTGTGCATGAGATTGATTTTGTTGAGCTTGATAACCTTGTCGGCATGGAAAAACAAAAAGAGCAGTTAATAGCCAACACTCAAAATTTCATAGACGGCAAAGAGGCTAACAACGCCATTTTGTGGGGTGCAAGAGGGTGTGGCAAAAGTAGCTTGGTAAAGGCTGTTTTTACTAAATTTCATAACGAGGGCTTAAGACTCATAGAGCTTAGAAGCGATGAACTTCAATTTATCGTTGATATCATCGATGAGGTTCGCAGAAGTAATTATAAATTTATTATTTACTGCGATGATCTAAGCTTTGAAGCGGGAGATACGAACTATAAATTTTTAAAGCCGATTTTAGAAGGCTCGATAGAAAAAGCCCCTAAAAACGTGCTTATATACGCCACTTCAAACCGCCGTCATCTAATCAGCGAGCTAAAAAGCGACAATGAAGGCACAAGCGTAACTAGTGACGAGATCCACTACGCAGAAAGCGTGGATGAAAAAATTTCGCTATCTGATCGCTTCGGCCTTTGGATAAGTTTCTACCAAGGAAGCTTTGCCGAGTATCTTAAGATCGTGGATTTTTACTTTAAAAACTACACGGGCGATAGGCAGATGCTTCACGAGCTTGCCAAAAACTACTCCGCGCTTAGAGCTAGCAGGTCAGGGCGAACCGCAAAGCAGTTTTATCTATCTTATAAAGAGAAGCTTTTGTGA
- a CDS encoding 3-methyladenine DNA glycosylase has product MRSEELLITLLNAGIKADLQDELWWPNSRSFEVIVGAILVQNTAWKNAQKALDNLKNSGNLTLERLANLDTASIAIMIKPSGFYNTKAKRLSLLCKAIYEEFGSFDSFKQNVSREWLLGIRGIGAETCDAILCYACEREVMCVDSYALRILAHFGYEFESYEEAREWFEDIDTSAVCKAYGKELGLNQIFARYHGKIVEFGKAHFKGKKIDEAGAKLLDTLR; this is encoded by the coding sequence TTGAGAAGCGAAGAACTATTAATAACGCTTTTAAACGCGGGAATTAAAGCGGATTTACAAGATGAGCTTTGGTGGCCAAATTCGCGTAGCTTTGAAGTGATTGTCGGAGCGATTTTAGTGCAAAATACCGCATGGAAAAACGCTCAAAAAGCGCTTGATAATCTAAAAAATAGCGGAAATTTAACTCTTGAACGTTTAGCGAATTTAGACACGGCAAGTATTGCGATCATGATTAAACCAAGCGGCTTTTACAACACCAAAGCAAAGAGGTTAAGCTTGCTTTGCAAGGCGATATACGAGGAATTTGGCAGCTTTGATAGCTTTAAGCAAAACGTGAGCAGAGAGTGGCTTCTTGGCATTAGAGGCATAGGTGCCGAGACTTGTGACGCGATACTTTGTTACGCTTGCGAGCGCGAAGTGATGTGCGTGGATAGCTACGCACTTAGGATTTTGGCTCATTTCGGATATGAATTTGAAAGCTACGAAGAGGCGCGTGAATGGTTTGAAGATATCGATACAAGCGCGGTTTGCAAAGCTTACGGAAAAGAGCTTGGTCTAAATCAAATTTTTGCGCGCTATCACGGCAAGATAGTGGAATTTGGCAAAGCTCACTTCAAAGGAAAGAAGATTGACGAAGCAGGCGCTAAACTGCTTGATACGTTAAGGTGA
- a CDS encoding TIGR00282 family metallophosphoesterase: MRAGFIGDIVGRAGRKIVAENVKKMRDKFELDFIIANCENASGGFGLSAQNAAELLECGIDAITGGNHSFDKKEIASLMDSLPIIRPYNHFAGTAGKGVINLKRGEKSLSVINLMGHYAMPHTNNAFLEAQNALKECESQNVLIDFHAEATSEKNAIFGYLNGQVSAIFGTHTHVGTDDLQILNHTAYASDVGLSGAFDGVIGMDKEAPIKTFVTGFKHSFKVNERCRRIFQMIVFECKEGRCVDAFKVRVIDGIDEMQVQNALKFDR, translated from the coding sequence GTGAGAGCGGGATTTATAGGCGATATCGTCGGGCGAGCGGGTCGTAAAATAGTGGCTGAAAACGTTAAAAAGATGCGGGATAAATTTGAGCTTGATTTCATCATCGCAAACTGCGAAAATGCAAGCGGCGGCTTTGGATTAAGCGCTCAAAACGCAGCCGAGCTTCTAGAGTGCGGGATAGACGCGATAACTGGTGGCAATCACAGCTTTGATAAAAAGGAGATCGCCTCGCTTATGGATAGCTTACCGATAATTCGTCCGTATAATCACTTCGCAGGTACTGCCGGCAAAGGCGTGATAAATTTAAAAAGAGGCGAAAAAAGCTTAAGTGTCATAAATTTAATGGGGCATTACGCTATGCCTCACACAAATAACGCCTTTTTAGAGGCACAAAACGCTCTAAAAGAGTGCGAGAGCCAAAACGTGCTCATTGATTTTCACGCGGAAGCCACGAGCGAGAAAAACGCTATATTTGGCTATCTAAACGGACAGGTTAGCGCGATATTTGGCACGCATACTCACGTAGGCACTGATGATTTGCAAATTTTAAATCATACCGCTTATGCAAGCGATGTGGGTTTAAGCGGAGCCTTTGACGGAGTTATCGGTATGGACAAAGAAGCGCCTATTAAGACGTTTGTAACGGGCTTTAAGCACTCTTTTAAGGTAAATGAAAGGTGCAGGCGGATCTTTCAGATGATAGTTTTTGAGTGTAAAGAGGGCAGGTGTGTGGATGCTTTTAAGGTTAGGGTGATAGACGGCATAGATGAGATGCAGGTGCAAAACGCACTTAAATTTGATAGATAG
- the mfd gene encoding transcription-repair coupling factor, whose protein sequence is MQARIYEYLLKPNEAQIIVCEDDKEVLLIENAVKFAGVCPFSLPDFRAHFGDDLRSFSAELYELSAKLSKFYEFEGKKLLIAPISTILNKLPGKKHLQKTTLKFGDKLNLNELADELMRFGYEPVDIVESEGEFCLRGDIIDIFCIGSDEPHRILLFDDEIESIRNYSTSTQISNKTELESVEISPFIAALSKDEFEKASQKAQQLKSEALINDLNSLGFWAIDGFIDYSKEFKTVLAKEFKFEDFERDTSALHDLPVIPEAKIYKDLSVTPNKDFFELNTNKNIKVIARNDGLFNSLNLSEYKNIEFIKSDVVVNLTSGNEIIVSLNKFEKKRRVKRASLVIDELKINDYVVHEEYGVGRFVGLEKITVLGSMREFVVIVYQNDDKLLLPVENINLIDRYIAQSGCIAALDRLGKASFAKIKEKVRQKLFIIASKIIELAAKRELIRAEIIQKDDAEYLNFLQNAGFDYTIDQEKAASEISKDLASGKVMDRLLSGDVGFGKTEIAMNAIFKCVKSGFQALFFVPTTLLSAQHFKSLKDRFDKFEIPVFRLDRFSSAKEKSAVKRALEEGLACVCVGTHSLLGLKALNLGLIIIDEEHKFGVKQKEKLKEISSNSHILSMSATPIPRSLNMALSNVKSYSVLQTPPSSRLDVRTSVREWDEKVIKEAILRELRRGGQIFYIHNHIATMDQAKRQIKKILPNLRILILHSKIDANTTEDEMMKFKAGEYDILLCTSIVESGIHLPNVNTIIIENANKFGMADLHQLRGRVGRSDKQAYCYFLVEDRSELTPEALKRLVALESNSFLGSGSVLAYHDLEIRGGGNLIGEAQSGHIEAIGYSLYIKMLEDEINKLLNKENFKSKKVDLKLSINAFLNQDFIREDRLRLELYRRLSKCEEVSEVHAIEGELEDRFGKIDIYTKQFLSLIIIKILAVKAGFKLISNSGQNIVLTNLNDEKTVLKSKSKDDDDIIDEILIHLRKASR, encoded by the coding sequence ATGCAAGCTAGGATATATGAGTATCTTTTAAAACCAAATGAAGCCCAGATTATTGTTTGTGAAGACGACAAGGAGGTTTTGCTTATCGAAAATGCGGTTAAATTTGCAGGCGTTTGTCCGTTTAGCTTGCCTGATTTTAGAGCGCATTTTGGCGATGATCTACGCTCTTTTAGCGCAGAGCTTTACGAGCTGTCGGCTAAGCTTTCTAAATTTTACGAATTTGAGGGCAAAAAGCTTCTTATAGCTCCTATTTCAACCATCTTAAACAAACTTCCCGGCAAAAAACATCTACAAAAAACTACTCTGAAATTTGGCGATAAGTTAAACTTAAACGAGCTAGCTGACGAGCTTATGCGCTTTGGTTACGAGCCTGTGGATATCGTTGAGAGCGAGGGCGAGTTTTGCTTGCGCGGAGATATCATTGATATATTTTGCATAGGAAGCGATGAGCCACATAGAATTTTGCTTTTTGACGATGAGATAGAAAGCATCAGAAACTACTCAACCAGCACTCAAATTTCAAACAAAACCGAACTTGAAAGCGTTGAAATTTCACCATTTATCGCAGCGCTTAGCAAGGATGAATTTGAAAAAGCAAGCCAAAAAGCGCAACAGCTAAAAAGCGAGGCTTTGATAAATGACCTTAATTCACTTGGTTTTTGGGCGATTGATGGTTTTATAGATTATAGCAAGGAGTTTAAGACCGTCCTTGCAAAAGAGTTTAAATTCGAGGATTTTGAGAGAGATACGAGCGCGCTTCATGATTTGCCCGTGATTCCTGAAGCAAAAATTTACAAAGACCTGTCCGTAACGCCTAATAAGGACTTTTTTGAACTTAACACCAATAAAAATATCAAGGTCATAGCCCGAAACGACGGGCTTTTTAACTCGTTAAATTTAAGCGAATATAAAAATATAGAATTTATTAAAAGCGACGTTGTCGTAAATCTAACTTCCGGTAATGAAATCATCGTTTCGCTTAATAAATTTGAAAAGAAGCGCCGCGTTAAGCGTGCAAGTTTAGTGATTGACGAGCTAAAGATAAATGACTACGTTGTGCATGAAGAGTATGGTGTAGGTCGATTTGTGGGACTTGAAAAGATAACCGTGCTAGGAAGCATGCGCGAATTCGTAGTTATCGTTTATCAAAACGACGACAAGCTTCTTTTGCCTGTCGAAAATATAAATTTAATCGACCGCTATATAGCTCAAAGCGGCTGTATAGCGGCACTTGATAGGCTTGGTAAGGCTAGCTTTGCCAAGATAAAAGAAAAGGTTCGCCAAAAGCTATTCATAATCGCTTCCAAGATCATCGAACTTGCCGCTAAAAGAGAGCTAATTCGCGCCGAAATCATACAAAAAGATGATGCCGAATACTTAAATTTCTTGCAAAATGCGGGCTTTGATTATACGATTGATCAAGAAAAGGCCGCAAGCGAAATTTCAAAAGATCTTGCAAGCGGTAAGGTTATGGATAGGCTTTTAAGCGGAGATGTTGGCTTTGGCAAGACTGAAATCGCTATGAATGCGATATTTAAATGCGTTAAATCAGGATTTCAGGCGCTATTTTTCGTGCCTACGACGTTGCTTTCGGCTCAGCACTTTAAGAGCCTAAAAGACAGGTTTGACAAATTTGAAATTCCGGTTTTTAGACTTGATAGATTTAGCTCGGCAAAAGAAAAATCAGCCGTTAAAAGAGCGCTTGAGGAGGGTCTAGCTTGCGTTTGCGTGGGAACTCATTCGCTTTTGGGACTGAAGGCTTTAAATTTAGGGCTTATTATCATCGACGAAGAGCATAAATTCGGCGTTAAGCAAAAAGAGAAGTTAAAAGAAATTTCAAGCAACTCGCATATCCTTTCAATGAGCGCGACACCTATCCCAAGAAGCCTAAATATGGCGCTTAGCAACGTAAAAAGTTATAGCGTGCTTCAAACTCCGCCAAGCTCTCGTTTAGACGTGAGAACAAGCGTAAGGGAGTGGGATGAAAAGGTGATTAAAGAGGCGATTTTGCGGGAGTTAAGAAGAGGCGGGCAAATTTTTTATATCCACAATCACATCGCCACTATGGATCAGGCAAAAAGGCAGATTAAGAAAATTTTGCCAAATTTGCGCATCCTCATACTTCATTCAAAGATAGATGCAAATACCACAGAAGACGAGATGATGAAATTTAAAGCGGGTGAATACGACATCTTGCTTTGCACGAGCATTGTTGAAAGCGGAATTCACCTGCCAAACGTAAATACGATAATCATAGAAAATGCAAACAAATTCGGTATGGCGGATCTTCATCAGCTAAGAGGCCGAGTGGGTAGAAGCGATAAGCAGGCGTATTGTTATTTCTTGGTTGAGGATAGAAGTGAGCTTACGCCAGAGGCCTTAAAGCGGCTTGTAGCACTTGAGAGCAATTCGTTTTTAGGCTCGGGCTCCGTGCTTGCTTATCATGATTTAGAGATTAGGGGCGGAGGAAATTTAATCGGAGAGGCTCAAAGCGGGCATATCGAGGCTATCGGGTATTCGCTTTATATCAAAATGCTTGAAGACGAGATAAATAAGCTTTTAAACAAAGAGAATTTTAAGAGTAAAAAAGTTGATCTTAAGCTTAGTATAAACGCATTTTTAAATCAAGATTTTATCCGTGAAGACAGGCTTCGTCTAGAGCTTTATCGTCGCCTTAGCAAGTGTGAAGAGGTAAGCGAAGTGCATGCCATAGAAGGCGAGCTTGAGGATAGGTTTGGTAAGATTGACATTTATACCAAACAGTTTTTATCGCTCATAATAATTAAAATTTTAGCCGTAAAAGCGGGCTTTAAGCTTATCTCAAACAGCGGTCAAAACATCGTTCTTACAAATTTAAACGACGAGAAAACGGTTTTAAAATCAAAAAGCAAAGATGATGACGATATAATAGATGAAATTTTAATCCATCTAAGAAAGGCGTCAAGATGA